Below is a window of Pogona vitticeps strain Pit_001003342236 chromosome 9, PviZW2.1, whole genome shotgun sequence DNA.
GAAGGAAATGACAAGGGAGCTGCGTGATGCTTTTGAGTCATTAACAGTAAGCATCGTCCGCTTGGAACCATCTTCAGTATCAAAGTGTAAACGGAAGACCAAGTAAATTTAGTCTCTGCTATAGATGAGGGGATCCTTGTGTTTGGAACCataaattcatagaatcatggagttggaaggaacctataaggccaccccctgctcaatgcaggaatccaaatcaaagcagatttgacagagggttactcaattttctcttgaaggcctccagtgttggagtgctcaccacctcctgaagtcatgggttccattatCGTAACTCTCTAATAGttaagaattccccccccccccgagattcagcctaaatctgtcttgttgtagcttgagcccattgttacgtgcCCTGCACTTGGGGATgatcgaggacagatcctgcccctcctctgtaggactacctttcaagtacagtatttgaaaaggatTTAGGATTCTTAGGTGATGTAAACATGCCTGatggacttctttttttaaaaaaaattatctcagcAGGAAGCGGCCATGGCCACTCTGAGCTTAAAGCCGGGCCAGAGGTTCACCCTTCCGGACTGGCATACCAACCTTGACCTCCTGTCGACCAACGCTGAGCGGCAGCGCTTCGCTTCCCACCAGATCAGGCAGGAGGGCCGGATCTTACGCAACGAAACCAATAACCAGGTGGGTACCTCCCTTAAGGCCTATGCAAATAGAACCTCTTGAGAAGCAGGAACTCCTTAATTGCAAAAATAGGTTTATTCATTGCAACAGATGTAGTTCGCACATCCCAgagcttgcaaattagcttccttATTTTCTCCCGTGATTGTTGAATTTGCAAGGAAGATTGATCAGAGATAAAACCCCTGCTGGAAGCATGTCTCTGAATTAGCAATATGTTTTCTGCTTCGATTatgtgtggttttaaaatgtgctCATCAACTTTCTCCCACCCCAAACAGACAGAAACGAATTTGGGTCAGGCATTTCAAGGCGAGGGAAGGCAGCTAAAGGAGAATAGCCAAAACATCAAAAGTAATTTTGACTTTTGGCCGCCTGGATCTGCATATCACCTGTGGGCCACTCATAACAGATGAGAAATCATTATTCTCCaacatccctcccccaccctcacccctgcaTCCCTCTTTTGTCTCCAGACAAAATGGGATGAGCACGACAACCGCACGCGTCTTAATGAGCGGATCGACTGTGTGAACCGATGGAAGGAAACGCTGGACAAAGCCCTTACTGATATTGACACAGAAATCAATGCTTTGACTCAGGTAGGTGTGCACGCAACACCCCGGCCTCTATACCTGGTGCTGTGTATTCTCCAAATCTCAGTAGCTGGTAGTACTGTATCAGGTGTCAACTCAGGAGATGTAGCATCTGTTGTCTCTCTCTATAGATGGAGACATGCCTGTCACTGAGTGGACCCTCCATTATCCTGTATTGAAGTATATGGCTCCTACTTTGGCCAGGAGCAGAAGCGCCCAGAAACAGGGTAAACCCACCTGTCAGGAAACCTAAAGGTGGTGTTTCATCATGACACATCACATTAAAACAATCTTATTGGACCTAATTTAGAGCATTATCTAGTGGGTAGAGGAAGATGCCATCCTTAGTAAGGTGTAATCCCAATGCCTGTTGATCTGTTGACCATATCTAACAATGACCTGTTGACCTTGTCCAACAATGACCTGTTGACTTTATCCAAGTCTTGGAATCTCACTCCAAAAGATTCCTGGTAGAAGCAAGTTCATGTTGTCTATTGTGCTGGTCCCAGTCTCCAGAGAGGGAGAAGGGTGATGTCCATCCTCTCACCTttcctggattccccccccccttcagatgAAGGAGCAGGCCGAGCGGGCCCTTCAGGCAAAGAACTTGCCCCTAGACGTGGCTATTGAAAACCTCACTCTTCGGGAGAGCCGCCGAGCCATTGACGTGGTGAGAGACCCCGTGGAGGAAGAGCTGCACAAAGAGGTGGAGGTGATCGATGCCACCAAGCGAGACCTTCAGCAGAAAGTGAGCGAGGCCTTTGAGCAGCTCTGGTGAGTCGAGGGGGCCCCGTGGTCTTAACTCGCCCTCTTCATGGAATGACTTCAGCCTCCAGGTTGGTTTGAAAACCTGCAGgatgatgtggtggtggtggcgtgGGGATCTTCCTAGTGGCTCAAAAtggtgacctcccccccccctcttttttaattCACCCCCAGCCTATTGCAGGAGGCCCGCCAGCAGCTGAACATGGACCACCGGGGGAAGATGGAGGCCCTGGAGATTGACCGGACCTGCGTTTCTCTCAATGTCAATTCTCCCAATATCTCATACAAAGTCAATCCCACCCGAGTGCCTGTCGGGTAAGAGTTAGGCCATGTTCACGAACCTTCACAAGAACTTGACTGTTTCTCCCTTCCACTCGCCTCTATTTTCCCCTAGACGGATAGTTTGCAAGGGTTACAATTATCTGCGAGTCCTGTTCTtgcattaattattattattatttactactactactactactactactactactactactactactactactactactactatactAACCCAAATACTTGTAACACAATTAGGGCTGGCTTTAGTTCTTTATTAAAATCTGTATTGTTGAGATGAAGTCATAATCAGTCTCTCTTTCCTTGAAGAAAGTGAGACACAAGTCTAAGAACATGTACTTTAAGTAAAATACTGATTTCACCTAAAATCCACCTCCCCGCCCCTATTTCTTCTGCTTGATAATTTGAAGGCAGATAAGTAGCTAAACCCCACCCGAGCAACCTTCTTTTCTAGGGAGTATTGGAGTATAAATGCTGTGAACCCTTCTCCTATGTGTGTGCAAGACTGTGGgtgtaaatataaataaaacttttgcCAAATTTCTGTtaagaaaataaacacacacacacaacaaaagtaATGTAGTGATTCCTCTCCTCCCACGTCTGGTTGCACACCTGGTTTTGCAGGGTTTGTGGCTAAGCATGTGTAGGagagcttgctgggggggggggagacaggattGCCTTTACACCACCCTtacacatatttttaaagtgaaatatttaagagcctcatggtgctgtcgttaaactgcagtactgcaatcaagcctctgctcatgacttgaattCAATCTGGCTGGCTcgaagttgactcagccttcaatcTTGCCGAGGTCGGTAAACTTGGAATACCCAGCTGGCTGGCAAGGGCAATGcctagcctgcataactaaattgtaaactgtccagagagtgttttaagcactatggggcagtatataaacagaacCCTTTTTACACAGTCTTGAAAATAAACAGTATTCTGTCCCTTATGTCATTGATACATTATAAATTCCCGGGGTCCTGTTTCTAAAACACTTCAATTCTGAGGAGGTGTTTATACTCCTTAGAATTCATACAGGTTAGAATTTATACAGCATTCATTCATGTTTCATCTGTAGAGAGCACCCACTTAATGGCCTTCTAAAGGGTGCTGCTGGAGGGGATGAGAGTGAGCAGGCCAGACTAATTCTAAACCACCAGACCAGCTATTATGTTGGACTCTCGCAGATCCATCACTCCCGAACAGTGGGACCAATTCAGCCAGTACAACAAGGACCGAGCAGAGGCAGAATTGAAAGCAGCCGCCGAATTACGGGAAGCCATCGCCCTCACCATTGCCCAGGTAAAGCACGCAGATTCCCATGGGCTTATAAGGAGCCACTCTATTGAGTCAAGGAGCCAGTcaattcattaattttttttcttgtgatatTATCTGTGTACAGAGATGAGTCTGGAAGCTGCAGGTGCTCTGAATgatagccacacacacacacacacaccccttaactCCGAAAAGAGAGGCAGCTGGATCTGTCACTATCAGCCAGTGAGAAGCAGCCTTTTTGTGGTGCTAATGGCTCTTGACTGCCCGTTCAAGACCAAACAACCCTGAAATACCTCACAGGGTATAGTTAAAACTCGACATAGTATTCCTGGGTGAATCCATTTCTTCCCTAACTACTGTGAAGATTGCAACTAAGttcagaggaagaggaaagtCTCTGTGTGTGGAGGGTGGGGGTTATACAATGTCATATACcctggtgtttatttatttattggatttctatcctgcccatctagaccaa
It encodes the following:
- the TEKT2 gene encoding tektin-2; this encodes MATLSLKPGQRFTLPDWHTNLDLLSTNAERQRFASHQIRQEGRILRNETNNQTKWDEHDNRTRLNERIDCVNRWKETLDKALTDIDTEINALTQMKEQAERALQAKNLPLDVAIENLTLRESRRAIDVVRDPVEEELHKEVEVIDATKRDLQQKVSEAFEQLCLLQEARQQLNMDHRGKMEALEIDRTCVSLNVNSPNISYKVNPTRVPVGSITPEQWDQFSQYNKDRAEAELKAAAELREAIALTIAQTDNELEGQRVATEFAFRKRIHELEKALDELRWQEKNILEEIADMEEDIRRLEEDLRRKVWNLKLAHTRLETRTYRPNMELCRDQAQHGLTDEVHQLEGTIAALKQKLAQSQDALDALYKHLSRIQTDIGYKANSLLLDNKCMDGRRKLTVPAEKFVPEVDTFNRTTNRTLSPLKSRQLELA